In Deltaproteobacteria bacterium, one genomic interval encodes:
- the rplA gene encoding 50S ribosomal protein L1, producing the protein MGKKYNAAIAKVDISKAYSLEDAVKLVPETATSKFDETVDLAVRLGVDTKQSDQMVRGAVVLPNGTGKKIKVLVFAKGEKEKEAKDAGADFIGGEDLIEKVSKGWLDFDTIIATPDMMGAVGKLGKILGPKGLMPNPKLGTVTFDVARAVKDAKAGKVEFKVDKGGNIHVQAGKVSFGAQKLKENLSVLLESIIKAKPSASKGIYLRNITISATMGPGIRIDAAGVRELFK; encoded by the coding sequence ATGGGGAAAAAGTATAATGCGGCAATTGCGAAGGTAGATATATCAAAGGCATACAGCCTTGAAGACGCAGTAAAGCTTGTTCCGGAAACAGCTACCTCAAAATTTGACGAGACAGTTGATCTGGCTGTGAGGCTCGGGGTGGATACCAAACAGTCTGATCAGATGGTTAGAGGGGCTGTGGTTCTTCCTAATGGCACAGGCAAAAAGATCAAGGTTCTGGTTTTTGCCAAGGGTGAAAAGGAAAAAGAGGCAAAGGACGCAGGGGCGGACTTTATTGGCGGAGAAGACCTTATAGAAAAGGTGTCTAAAGGCTGGCTTGATTTTGACACGATTATAGCTACCCCTGATATGATGGGTGCGGTAGGAAAGCTTGGTAAGATTTTAGGGCCAAAGGGACTTATGCCAAATCCAAAACTTGGCACAGTTACATTTGATGTTGCTAGGGCAGTGAAGGATGCAAAGGCAGGTAAGGTGGAATTTAAGGTGGATAAGGGAGGAAATATACATGTCCAGGCAGGAAAGGTCTCTTTTGGCGCGCAAAAGCTCAAAGAAAATCTATCTGTCCTGTTGGAGAGTATTATAAAGGCAAAACCGTCTGCCAGCAAGGGAATATATTTACGGAATATAACTATATCAGCAACTATGGGCCCCGGCATTCGGATAGATGCAGCAGGGGTAAGAGAACTCTTTAAATGA